DNA from Streptomyces sp. NBC_01260:
GCCACCCGCCAGGTCGAGCGTCATGGCCGCCATGGCGGTGGAGTCGACCTCCGAGTCGCCCGTGGCCGGGATCAGGCTGGGCCAGGCACCGGTGTCGTGCTGAAGGCTTTCGAGATAGGCGATCGGTTCCTGCGCCGCTTCCTTCTCGTCCGCCCGCAGCTGGGCCATGACCGCCAGGGACTGGGAGAACACGGAAGGGGCGTTGGTGTAGGAGCCCTTGGCGGCGCAGCTGCGGTCCGGAGCTGCGCTCGGCCCGGTGCACACCGCCTTGTCCAACGCGGCGATGAGGTCATGGCCGCCGAAGGAGCGCGGATCGCGCCCGACGGCCTCGGCCAGCAGTGCCGCCTTGCCGATGGACCCGCCGAGCGCGTACTTCGTCCCGGTCAGGGTCCAGTCCTGAAGGGTCCGTCCGTCGCCGTCCTTACCGCCCTTGTCGAGGAAGTCGATGATGCCGCGCAGCTTGTCGTTGTCCAGGCCGGTGGCCGCGAGTGCGTACGCCCCGTCGATGGTGAGGCCGAAATCCGCGCGAGGTGATGCGGCGCCGGAGACGTAGTACTGGCCCTGCTTGAGGTTGGACGAACGGGTGAGGTAGGCGACCCCCTTCTTCAGGTCCGGGCCTTCGCCGGCCGGGAGCGTCGGGTCGCTCGTGGGCGGCTGTGTGGTGGGCGGCTCTGTCGTCGGCGGGTCGGTGGGCTCCGTCTTCTTCGTCGTCAGCTGGAAGAGATCGGTGCCCGCGCCGGCCAGCATCGCGGGCGCGGTCGGGTAGAGGGCCGCGTCCGTGGCCCCCTCTTCGAACCCGAAGCCGCCACCGTCCAGTTGCTGACGGGAGAGCCAGGAGACGGCGGCGTCGGCCTGCACGGTGTCATCGAGGCTGCGAAGGGCCTGCGCCGCGTAGCCCGTGGCGTAGATGCTGCCGGTCGTGGCGCCGGTGTAGCCGGGGAACGAACCGTCCTCGCGCTGTGCCTTCTTCAGGTAGACGCGGGCGTTGCCCACCGCGGTGTCCCGGCCACCCGCCTGCTGCAGGGCGAGGGCAACGAGGCCGGTCGTGGCGGGGTCCCCGTCGCAGTTTTCGCCGGGCCTGATCAGGATGCTGGTGATCCCGCCGTCGTCGCACTGGAGTTGGGTCAGCCGCTCGACGGTCGCGGCCGGGGGTACGGCGCCGGCGCGCAGCACGGCGAGTACGGCGAGGGCCTGGCCGTCGGCGTACGCGGCGTTACGGAAGTCGCCCTTGGCGGTGCAGCCGGGCGTGGGGCTGCCCGAGTCGGGGCCCGCGGCGCAGACGTTGTCGACGAGGTCGGCGATCAGGTCGTGGCCGCCGAAGTGGTGCGGGTCGGCCTCCGTGGCCTCGGCCAGCAGGGCTAGGCGGGCGGCAGCCGTCGCGTCGGGAGCCTGGTCCTTGCCCGCCGGATACGCGTAGTCGTCGGTGTGGGCGGCGAGAAACGCGGTGACCTTGTCGAGCGTGACGCTGTCGCTGTCCGCGGCGGCCAAGGCGTAGGCGGCCTCGGTGGTCAGCAGGTAGTTGGCGGTGTCGGCGCCGTCGTCCACGACGCGTTCACCGTCTGTGAGTGCGCCCTCGACCCAGGCCGCTGCGGCGGGCACGTTGATCTCGCCTGCCGGGACCGTCGGTGTGCCGCCGGGGTCGGGGCTCTCGGTGCCGCCGCCTCCGGCGCGTACCTCGTCGGGGGTGAAGGCCGGCTTGCCGGTGGTGCCCCCGATGTCCGTGCCGCCGTACACCCAGGCGTCGACGTCGCCGTCCTTGGGCTTGCGGTCCATGGCCCCGTACTGGCTGTAGGTCCACTTGTTCTGGCCCGGCGAGGCGAGCCAGTACGACCAGTAGGCCGTGGCCGGCGGGGTCAGCACGCAGGACTCGGTGTCCGTGGTCGGGTACTGGGTGCCCGAGCCGAGACCGATACGGCAGATGAAGGCCGGGCCGTCGTGCTGGGTGCCCTCCGTGGTGAAACCCGCCTCGTGCAGGAGTTCGTACCCTGTGGTGGGTGTCGCGTCGCAGCCACGCTCGACCCCGCCCCCGAACGGGCCGAAGTCGACAGCGACGATCGCGCCCTTGGAAGGCGTGCAGGCGTCGAGGGGATCAGCCTGCGCCGGGGTCACCGCGACAAACGTCATAGACATGGCAAGCAACAGGAACGCTACGGACATCAAGGACAGAAGCGTTCTGGCCCCCGCCTGCCGCTCTCTTCGCTGTGCGGTCTTCACCACGGCCCCCTCGTTCGGTGTCCGAAGGGACAGGAACGTGGCTGTGGAGCCGTCACCGCGCACGACGTACCGTGGGGCGGCAGGCTGGTCGACCACGCCGTAGTCCGCGACGGCGTTTCTCGCTGAAGATCAAGCTCCAGGCATTCCGGCTCGCCCGGCAGTGCCGGGCCTACGGTTGCGGGTCAGCGCCGGAATCAGACCGGCTTCCCCTGGAACTCAGTGCGTATCAGCCGGATTGCAGCACGCATGTACACGACCCGTCAAGACATGGCCACGGGTGAAGAAGAGCGCTTCACGGGGTGTCTGGCGGGAGCAGACCGACTGGGGTAGCGTCCTGGGCTGCCAGATGGGGGAACCCGGTGAGACTCCGGGGCTGACGCGCAGCGGTAATGGAACGGCTGAGGGCCGTTCCGAGCCCGAATGCCCATACGGCGATGCACCACAGGAAGCCGGTCCACGCGTTCGGGCGGCGGCCCTGCCCGCTGCTGCCCGCCGACCGGTCGGGGCGTGGGTACGGTCTGCGCGCCCCTCATCCCAGGAGCAGGCCATGTCCCGTCACTTGATCCCACGCCGCCTCGCGTTCACGGCGGCCGCCTCCATCGGGGCCTTCTGCCTCAGCGTGCTGCCCGCGGCGGCAACGGCCACGCCCGCGCAGATCGCCACCTCGAAGACCAACGGCGTCACCTACCTCAAGTCCCTCCAGGCCGCCGACGGTTCCTACGCGGGAGCCGGGCTGTCGAACGAGTGGGCGTTCAGCGCGCTCGCCGCCGCGGGCACCGCTGTCGTCGATGTCACACCGGGAGGCGATGCCACGAAGAACGCGAGATCCGTGTACCGCACCCTTCTCTCCACAACGAGTTGGCCTTCCACGACACCCGTGGTCACGGACTACGAGCGGGCGGCTCTCAACGCCTACGCGGCCGGCATCGACCCCTCCCGGGTCTCCGCGTCCCGCAACCTCATCGGTGACATCTACAGCTATTGGCAGACATCCGAGCCGGGCTACTTCGGACCCTCGGCCAACTTCAACGGCACCGTGTTCGCCGCACTCGCCCTCGGCGGCGCCAAGACACAGGCAGGGGCCCAGCGCATACCCCAGGCCCTGCGCGATTCCCTGATCACGCGCGTCCGCGCCAACCAGCACAACGACGGCGGCTGGAACTACAGCAAGGCGGAAGGCGACCCGAGTCAGCTCGGCGCGACCAGCGACATCGACATGACCGGGGCCGCCATGGCCGCGCTCTGCGTCTCCGGGGTACCGAACACCGACACGGACATCGCCCAGGCCAAGGCGTTCCTCAAGAGCAAGCTGGTGCCCGGCAGCGGTGCGTTCAATGCCATGTTCGGCGTCAACACCGATTCCAACGGCTGGGCCGTCTCGGGCCTCAACGCCTGCGGCATCAACGCGCAGACCGGCGACTTCCTCACCTCCGCGGGCAAGACGCCGGTGGACTTTCTCATCGCCCAGCAGTTCAACCCCGGCGGCGGCTTCAAGTACCTGCCCAGCGACACAGCCCCCGCGGCCTATGCATCGATCGACGGCCTGCGCGCTGTCGCCGGCGGCGGCT
Protein-coding regions in this window:
- a CDS encoding prenyltransferase/squalene oxidase repeat-containing protein, with product MSVAFLLLAMSMTFVAVTPAQADPLDACTPSKGAIVAVDFGPFGGGVERGCDATPTTGYELLHEAGFTTEGTQHDGPAFICRIGLGSGTQYPTTDTESCVLTPPATAYWSYWLASPGQNKWTYSQYGAMDRKPKDGDVDAWVYGGTDIGGTTGKPAFTPDEVRAGGGGTESPDPGGTPTVPAGEINVPAAAAWVEGALTDGERVVDDGADTANYLLTTEAAYALAAADSDSVTLDKVTAFLAAHTDDYAYPAGKDQAPDATAAARLALLAEATEADPHHFGGHDLIADLVDNVCAAGPDSGSPTPGCTAKGDFRNAAYADGQALAVLAVLRAGAVPPAATVERLTQLQCDDGGITSILIRPGENCDGDPATTGLVALALQQAGGRDTAVGNARVYLKKAQREDGSFPGYTGATTGSIYATGYAAQALRSLDDTVQADAAVSWLSRQQLDGGGFGFEEGATDAALYPTAPAMLAGAGTDLFQLTTKKTEPTDPPTTEPPTTQPPTSDPTLPAGEGPDLKKGVAYLTRSSNLKQGQYYVSGAASPRADFGLTIDGAYALAATGLDNDKLRGIIDFLDKGGKDGDGRTLQDWTLTGTKYALGGSIGKAALLAEAVGRDPRSFGGHDLIAALDKAVCTGPSAAPDRSCAAKGSYTNAPSVFSQSLAVMAQLRADEKEAAQEPIAYLESLQHDTGAWPSLIPATGDSEVDSTAMAAMTLDLAGGEKADKAVDKALKWLAGRQLADGGFPGAAGNSVNSAALAVQGLSLDSKEYRTEIAKARKFLASQQNTDGGFRVAKEGQSGSDLRASTQAVSGATGVSFGTLERSLTGTSPQPTPSASSPLIVTPGGNTGGVIDTATDGSGGGALASTGAQIGALVGSAALLVAAGRRTVVVARRRAAAGGRI